AAGaatcaagaacagagaaaggaagtgcttttttttgtttttctgagacagaggaagaagaagattgtgttTATGAAAAAGAACGCAAAAAGAAGATCGCGTACGATAATACTAATTCAAACTTACATGAATTGTCTTAATTGAAGGTTTATTGATCTTCCTGAGATGTTGATTAATGGCTTTGAGCTTATTAAGCtcatcgagtggcctgagAGTTTGGTTTCTAGGTGAGAGATTCTCGGACAAGacagaggaaaaagaagaagacaagagaagaagagagaggaaaagaaTGTTGGAGGAACAAGTACGAAACAGAAGGATCATAtctaagaagaagcttcttcttcttcgtcttgtttctcttgttctcattcttgtttcttctgagAACAACTCTGTTTCCGTTTGTCTCATTGTAATGCATCGATCGAAACGACGGCATTTATTGCCGTTTCTGGGTTTCCTCAACACGAACACACCTCCCATCAAAGCCCAAAACGTTTTCTCGATATTAAAGAATGAGCAAGTGagcaaaagaagacaaaaacccTTGATTTTTATAATCCTCTCAAGCTCTCACCATTTCCAAAGCTATAGAAGCTAAATTTTTTCataacaaaacccaaataaaGAATCATGAAAACACTCTTATGTCTTCTTGGGGCCTTATGctaacaagaaagagagagagagagacgagagAAAGTTTCAAAAGGGGTTTATGGAATTATGGTGTCTTAAAGTAATAGTCTAAATGTTTATATGTGTTTTATAAGTACTTGGCTTGGATAGTGATGAAATCATTCATgcctttcctttttttttaacctccAAGAATACAGAGgaaccaaaaatgaaataaaaatgacaaaatcataaaagacCACTGACATAAAGTGACTAAGCAAAATCTAACTACAAtgcttttctctctttctttgttggtcCATGGCTTAAGAATATGAGTATGCACACTTCCTCCTTAAATCACCTATTAGAACCTATTATATAGATATGGCTAGCTAAAACAGAGGTGGAGTAATTGTTTAGTCTAAATGTCTCATGTGTTAATGAATAATctctttaaaaacaataatcattccttttcaaattgtgtttgtattttacCTGGTATCGGAATTTATCCTAAAATGAAATCTGCTAATAAGTAAATTCTATctcagtaaaaaaaacaaaaagtgtaGATGGATCCCATACCTAATATTAGACCTGAAACCTTAGTTTGGACCCGTAGGTTTGATGCTATCTTGACTATCACATAGTTTTACTTATTAGCAGATAAGAATATGCAAAAATTGTATGCAACATGTAGTTATAAgtgaaatcaaattaatataagCTAAGTTggtcaaaagagaaaaaaaaagttggggGAGGGGAAATGTTCCCAATTAGCAATACAAAGCCTGAAACatattatgtttgtttgaatAAATGTATATAGCCAAATATAAAGGAAAGTCTTGTGGTTGCTATGTTTCTTATGATAATGACAGTCAAAAttctgtgtttcttcttcttgttttatctTGTGTTAGTTTGCATTCTCTgtgtgtttaaaaaaaaaaacattttttgtatcttttaagagacaaaaagagGAATTTGcaaataatttactttttcttattgttgATTCTTGAAGTTCgctttttctctttactctCTTCCCTATATGTTCCTTCTGTCAgctactctctctcttttttctttttcttttacaacaTTTTTTCGAGAGCATTATATCTTCATAAGATTTTAACTTCTACttgaaaaatatacatataaatgaACAACTACGTGAAGAGTATAACTGTGGTAGTGGAAGAGTATAACAAAGTTTAGTACTAATTAATTGTAAATAATAGATTAGatcattttaatttactaAGTAGTTTGTGTTAGGGACATGGGAGTGTTGGCACGCGAGGCTGAGTATTAGCAATGCATGCTCGAGTGCTTATGTTGGGGACCCATCCATGCATGCCATCCTTAATTTATTCCCACCAATTATCATTACCTATCCCTTGATTATGCATGgtatatttttcaatatttaaaacCTATACAGGATAAGAACAGAAATAATGTAATTTGAATACGTACAGAGTTATATGCTAGTATTTACAAATGGTATTGGTATGTATATTGTTTTCTGCTTCATAGTTACAACCATTTGGACATGGGcatgttaaaaatttaatatgtgGCAAACATAAATTTGATACTTGTCGTCATGGCTTGTAAATAATATGCAATGTAAACCTTCAAAAATTGAGATTCAGCATCTATAATATATGTTGCATAACTTGTGAGGTTCAAGATCCtaatcatattataaaaaaatccataTTCTTCCTTCCACATTTCCACCATTAGTGGATTcttaagagagaagaaaaaattaaacaaccTTAAACTTGTTAGTTAAGCATTGAGCACCAAAATCGATTATACATTCTAATCCTAGTTTACTTTTGCGTAAATGTCAAAACAAACTCATTGCGATATATTTATCGTGGATAGCACAATTTTTCACgtatatgataattttttattgtgCATGCATATATACGCCATACTATGAATACGAGATCGGTTGTGAATCATATGGTGAGGTCAAGCTGGTTGTGTGATTTTGCATTATTGCATTGTTGGATCATATGGTCAAACTGGTTGTGTAAtttttatgaatcattgtgATATCTACAAACATACACACATTTGATTTTGTGAGCTTTAAATGTCCGTAGATATGCATATCTATTAACTGAACTACTGATGTGGTGGTGGTTGGCTTTAGAGAAGGCCATTCGCGAGATTccaatacaaatattaaattagtacaaactaaaaaattgtgaagaaaTGTAGAAAAGATCAAAGAAAGAGGTGGATGAAGCGGCATGGCATGTATCATTTGGCAGCTAACTTAatctagaaacaaaaaaagaatcgCCTTCAATTGCGGTCGTGTGTCAAagcttaaaagaaaattattcaggaaaaaaggaaacattatctatattttattacaatttAGACCCTAATTTGAATTGGGAATACAGTTGAGTCACTAATTCACAAAAGCCAAACACTAAGTAGTCATATCGCTCGACCAGTGAAACGACAAGCAGTTTTCAGTTGCACTCAACTTCAAGAAGCAAAAGCTGGAGAAACTTCCAACTCCaataaacagtttttttatttatatcttaATGGTAATGCCAAATGTCTTTGTACTACACATTTTGTAATCCACTATATGCTTATGCTGTATTATACTCTTTGCTTATAGAGCAAATAAGGAGTTTACTGGACAGAAAACGTAACGTACACATTAAGAAGTGGTCAGAGAATTTGATCACACTTGTGGTCGTGTCTGGACGACATAGAGCTTCCCGTCTCTGATCACACCTTCAATGTCCTGTGCAGTTCCATAGAGTTTCTCAATGGCATCTCCAGCGCGTGCAATGTCTGAGAGAACCTTTTTCTGGAAGCTCAAGTCAGTGATCAGAGGATCTGTTGTGTAATCGAGCACGACTTGGTCTTCCTCGTCCATTGGTACACTGCAAGAAAACGGAAGGAAAAATTTCATGGTTGCTCCAGTGTTGTTAAGATGATGAGATCAAGACAATGACGataagtttttgatttatgTTCACATTACCTGTCGTAGAGGCCTGCACCTGCATAACCTTCAAGATCTTCTCCATTGGAATCAGATCTGAAGATGATTGAACGTCTTATGAACAGCCCAATCGGTTTGCTTGGGTAGCCCAACACCTGAATGGTGTTTTAAATTTCATCAGCATTCATGAGTTAAACAGAGTTGACAATATCATATTCGAACTTTTTACTCATAAAACACCAGTGGTTAGCTTTAGTACCAGAGGCGAATCAAGGTTGTTTTTCTTGCAGATGAAACTCAGAGACCGACCGGGATATGCTCCTACAAGAGTTTCCCCAAGGCCTTTGACCacctgaaaccaaaacacaacaGTCAGGTGAAGTTGGAAGAAGCAGAGGTTCATACGGGGTTAGGAACAAGGATCTTTTACCTCGGCATAAATCTCTGATGAATCTCCAGAAGATGGATTAGTTGTGTGAATGACGAATGCGTAATCCGCATTGATGACTTCTTGGACCAAAACAGCCATGCAGAGATAGTCATGATCCAGTTTTACTTTCCTCGTGCTGAAGTATGCTCTCTCGTTCCATTTCGAAGCCCAGACCTGAGATTTACATAGCCGGTTAGTGAGATTTGACATCTTCATGTTAAGCAGCAATTCCCCTTACTTCaagattttacctttttaatgGCTGCCCAAGCTTGCTCCCATCTCTGTTCACCTTCATCACCCGGCCATGGCATGTCAGAACTTTTCATAGTACTTTTCAGTTCTTCAACCTGAGACCAAAACCATAACAGTGGCACTTCTCTTAGAATATCTCTACATTTCACTCAATTTCCACCGAGGGAATGTGAGCTTTTCccaatatataaacttttataaGAATTATAGGCATCAAGCTAATCGACAGCATCAGGAATATGCATAAACTAAAAGCAAAATGGTTTGGTGGTAGGGAATCAGGTCAAAGAACAGAGCTTTAGGGTCCGAATGTGAAATTTAATGTGGTTTAGTATCATGTGTTGTAAAAAAGAACAACCGCAGCCCAGATTCGAAATATGCAGGAACAACAACAGATGATTGTGTCTCAAGGTTCTCACGACAAAACAATATGAACATACCAGTTCTGGGGGTGCAACTAGCCCCAACAGTGTCTGCCGGATTTCCTTCAGAGCACCTTGGTCTCCCTCATCAAGAGTTTTCTTCAATACTAGCAATTTATCGTTCACCGCCTGCCACATCCAGAGGGAGAGAAAGTGAGTGGGAAGTGAGGTTGGGTGAACTTAATCATCAAAAAGTTAAGTCTAAAGAGATTATATCGGTTTTGACAGCATGATAGTCATGCACACCCGTGCTTATGAAGAGACCTCACGAAAGATATGTTCTAAGCAATTCCACATAAAATCCTAAGAAGCATAGGAACTATCTCTACTCTAATATCCCCAGACTAATACCACCAGTAAAGAACAGATAAACATAGAGGTAGCAAAAATTCAGCAAAGTagcttcaaatttttttgagCCAGAATGAGTTGAGAGTGTCTAAGATACCTGATTCGCCTTTTCGGAGATAACCTTCTCAAAAACACCAAATGGCAACGCAACTGAAGTTGGGATACCAACCCAAGAAGGAACTTTTCCTTTCAGATACCCGATATTTCTTGATTTAGCACCAAcctagaaaaaacaaatagggTTGTATTACCCAAACCCGTGAAGTCAGTTATTCAAACATGAggaaattcatatataatttaagaaCTATGTTATTTGATGCAAAGTtacaaacagaagaaagaaaactactAAAACAGATAAATACGGGAAAGTAAGAATCCAATAACATTACACACTAACCAAGTCACTTGTGAACTCCTCAGATGATATAGCATATCTACCCGCAAACTGTTTCTTGACCAAAGAAATACTTGGAGGGGCATCTTCCAGGTTGTCTGAACTTGGACTCGAAAGCTCACTATCGTTTACCTCTCTAcatgaaagagaaaattaagTAAGAACATAATTTTGTCCAAATAATCTTCTCAACATGAATTAAGTGAATTCTACTTTATAATCTGTCTAGCACAAAAGGAGAGAAGATCTCAGCTCGAATTCCCGAAATATAGGTAAAAAGGATGATTACTTATAGACTACATCTGCAGAGGTTGGTTGTAGGCTCAACAGTTTTCCATCTTTTCCTTGGAGGTCAGATAAGATACCAGAATCAAAACATGTGGCAAAGCAGATCTGCAAGTGAAAAGccagaaaaaaaagtgaatgaaCAGGCCATGAGCGTTCAGCAACGTTTTGCACCAGAATGAAAGTTTTTACCTTTCCATTTCTTGCTCGAACAGAAACATGAGATAGTACATCCGGCATGTCAGGTGTCAGTACCGCAACTGCACCATCAGGGATTTCCTCCTCTCCTCTCACTCTGTTTGCAACTATAATTGTAGGTCTATCGTAGGTTTTATTCTGTACAGTGAGCAATTCGTCCACAACAATGACATATCCGACGACCTCTACAGGACTAATAACCTGCCAACtgatcaagagaaagagaagcaacATTAGATTTTCTAATGTGTAACTACCATGCGTCAATAGATACAACTTGCTACAGAACATGTCAATCAGTCACAGACAATTGCTTAGCTATCTAACCTTCCCAAGTTAGCAGTCTTCCTAAGAACTGGGTCAAGTCGGTTAACAAGTGACGACAATGCTGCTGCAGATCCAGCTCGAATGATCTCTTCAGTAAATATACTAACCTGGTAAAgagttttaatgaaatatcaaAACCAGGGACATTAATAAGTTATGGATGAAAAAAGAGGACGGGTTCAGTCACAGGAAATGTAACTTACAGCCGACTGATCGACTCCAAGACAAGATCCAAGATATTCAGCCGATGGTTGCAGAATTTCAAGGTACCTCTCAGCTTTGCTTGCCAGTGCTAGTCGGCTTCTGTCAAGAACAGATTTTGCATACAGAGCCCAGTGATCTTTTTTGCTCTTGCACATGTCGAGGGCAAATTGCCATCCCTGAAAAAGCAGTAGAATAGCATCATGCATCTTCTCGAAATTCTTCAAGTGTTAGGCCATGGACCAGCCATTAGGACAGAGTAGAGGGATCTAAATTCTGTATTAAACCTAGCTATGCGAGTGGCAAAGCTAAGTTAGACCCATTGAAGGAAGCCAAGAATGCTAATAAACCTTGATGAAATAATGTTCTAAAGCAAACATAGGAAATTGACTGATATTCAATTCACCTTCAAGCAGTATATAAGGTCTTCATTGTCATCTGAAGAGAGGGCAAGATTTTCAAGAACTAGGCTGATGAAGTACATGATTTTctgcaacaagaaaacattaaatacGACTAGGAGAATAATATCTGGAACAACAAATGAAAAGccaagaacaaaagagaatatGGAACTGTTGACACATGATGTTCAGGAACAATCTATCATGCCGATGAATAAATCTACTAACCTCAGGTCCAGCATCATTCAATTGCTCATATCCTCTTTCAATCGCTGTTCTGACAGTAGAATCAAGAGCGAGGTCCAAGAATAACAGATCCTTGAGGCGGTCATGGGACTTCAGCAGAAGTGGCCTTAGCTCTTGACGAGCTTCAAGCAAACCCTACATCAATATTCCTTCCCATGGTAAGTCTACGATTCACAGAAGTCAAATTAACAGTACAAATAAAATCGACCTAGTAATTATGAAAACATTTCACCTCAAGAAGTGGCTCTacattcttttcttcaacatGTTCTAGGACGAAACGAAGCAAGTCCTGTTGAGGGAAGTGCCAACACAGTTTAAGTTGGACTGATTTAACAGGTGTATTAAATTCTTGAGATGAGTAGGGAAGTTGAGAGAAAAGTTACTGGATATCCAGAAGGCAATCCTGATACAGGATTTATCTGCACCCCAACCATGAAACCTTCACCCTGAAGGACAACACAAATGTTCAGTTGCCAattccaagaagaagaaataactGTAACTTTTCAGTATATCGGCATTACGTCATCTTGGTAGCCCATGCAATTTTGTATAGCCGACTCAAGGTCTGCCCCTGAATGAACAGCCTAGACAAAATAAAGAAGGCCACAAGTTAAATGATTTCTCTTAGtaagaaaaggagaaagaggaaatCAGACCAACTTTGCCAAAGAAAGATGTAGCTAGACTCATAAAAGGGGCTAGCATAAACTTGGGGAAGTAACCTTTAAAGTCCTCATGTAGTGTCCAAGATCACGCAAAAGACCGTCTTTTTGTTCTCCTCTAAAATTTGGTTCAGAATGTATAGCACGATCATAACTTAAGAGTCGCTCTTTGGTTATGCCATTATCGTTCAAGGTCTTCCAGTAAACACTTAAGTCAAAGTCACTTTTGATATAATCCATCAATGCCTACAATAAGAAAAGTGTCAGAGAAAGATTAAGATTGGTAGTTTGGTACCAGAAGGGTAAAATTTCAAATACCTGACAGATGACAACATCATCTGGACTAGTGTTGTTATGCAACTTCTGATGCCATTCCTCCATAATTCCACCCTTGCAGTCATTTTTCCGCTGCAAGCAAGAAGTTCACTCATCATATTTCAAATGAATATAGAAGTCGCAGGCAAATGAGGGACATGACCAACACGGCCACAACTCTGCTTTATTTTAAAGAGGTGTGGGACAGTAGGAGTAATAGGGACCCAGTCCCAGAAAGTTCAAGAAATAGAGTTCCAACCCTGGAATTTTAGAATTTCTTCATGTAGAGCTTCTCTTCTTATTTCCTTCATTGTTCATTCGGAAGTAAAATCTTTTACAGATAATAAGAAATCTAAAGACCAACCTGGATGACTAGAATTTCGTCACGGATTCGTTGCCCGACATCTCCTTCACCTCCTCGACCTACAGTAGACATTATCATCCGCAAAAGTTCTCTGTACTCTGGATAACTTGCATAAACGTCCTGGAGAAGGTCAGTCAGTCTATCCTGCGCTTTGCTTATCTCCCTGCAGTAAATTGGTGTGAAAATTACTGAAACGATGctgtatatttatttaaatatcattttcagatgtcaaaacatattataagaCTCCCATAAGGTTTGCTAATATTTCCCTTGGGGCCGAATAAGAAAGGTGGACAGAGTCTAAACTTCCAATTAATGTCACATTATTTGAACTGTACCTTGGCTTAACATTATAGTTTTTGTTCCACACAAGCTGTCTTGTAGCCATAAACCTCATCCAGACTAGGATCCCTGCAAAGCCCAGTTGACCAGCACTTTTTGCCTCGTCCACAAGATCTGCTGCAATGTTGaatctagaaaagaaaaaaaatggcaaGATCCACCCCTTCAGATATCAGAGTTCCGGAAGTTGTAAATCAACTCATGCACAAAAGAGATGTATCACTGGGAATATAAATTTGGTGATCACAGAACATGGATCAATCAATGTATTAAATATGGATGAATGACTCTAATTTGTATAAGTGATCATCATATATGGATTAAGCTTCTCGAAGTCTGAAACATGAACTAAGAACCAGGATGATTGAGCATAAAACTGACCGATGCATGAAAGACTTCTGGGCCTCACTCTCCAAATCTGCGATTTTGTCCAGTAAATGCTTGGCTGTACCCTTTCCATCGCCATAATCCTTTCAAAAGGAACAATTAAAGATTCAGCCTCTAGGGGACAATAAGATGCAATTGAAAGCGAATTTTAAAAGAccaagaaggaagagaaaccTTCTGaacatgtttttcttctttagcaAAGTCCACATAAAAGTCACTGTCATTATTTTTAATCCACCTTTCACCAGCATTGAGTACAAACGGCATGCCCTTGTAGCTGTCACCTTCTATTTCCAGCTCAAAAGTTTGAACCTACATTTTTGGTTAACATGAGAGCTTTTACATACCATCTCTGAATCCAAATGCTAGTAGACTTATAGTAGTATTAATAGATTCGACTTGTCATACCGGACTAGGAAGATCTGTTGAAGTGATGGTCAGTTTTGTATCAACAGCACCACGTACTGGCAAAGAGTTTGGTGGCAGTATATCTGAAGGTGGGTCCTGCAGTGTCAATGACTCACAAACTCAGACCAAATGAGACCAGACCAGACATCCGATTGAGAAGGAGCTGATGTTAAAGTATGTTCTTgtttaagaaataaagaagaattatCTTACCAACCATTCTCCACCCTTTTGAGACAAAGCCCAGTGAAGGGTAACCGGCTCTTTAAAATCAGTTGCCACATGAATTTTCGTCTTTCCGGAAAGTTTAGTAACAAACACCTATTTAGAGGGAGTAATAACTTGGCATTAGAAGATACTGATGGATGTATATCTAACCggaatagaaataaaaaagagagcaagATAGTGATGCTATCAACTGACCAAAATCGCACTGCCTTCAAGCTTGAATGTTTTCTTGCTAAAGACTGGAGTGGTTTCTTGTTCCTCCTTTGCTTTGGCGTATATCTCCAGAGTTGTTAAGGACCGTGGTTCAGATGAGGATTTGGATTCTGGTTCAACAAAATCAGCAACATGCTTATAGATAAGCTTAGTCAGGTCCCTTCCCTTGCGCTGGATCTTGTCagtgttataattttttttacgcTCTGGTTGCTtggaaacttttttcttttcctcccGTCCACTGGATGATGTCCCATTAGATTTTGGGGATTCATTACTGTTATCTTTCTTCAACAGCTTTGCTCTGAGATCTTCCACTGAAGCACCTCGCATCATTTCCTCCCGTAGCTCCGTCCGGGCGGCTTCATACTCCTCCTATTGATCAGAGACAAATTATTCTGCTTAGCTATAAAATAATGGATTTACACAAAAATGCAGAGAACTTGATATTGATGCAACTGAGATATATACAGGTTCATCAGATAAAgcaacaaatatattttcaagagCCACCAGAGCCAACTAAAACGCTATTaccaaaaaatcaatcaagaGCATTTTCAACTTAGCTAACCTATCATCAATTTGCTGATCAGTCCAATATACCAGAATCTGCAtctaaatcaaaattgttgGAAATTTGTACTGGTGATGGAATCAACTAAATGGCTGGTGAGAATCATGATTCCTCTTTATGTGAATTGTAGAACAACATAAAAGGTgaagaatttaaaaatatatgaagaaaaataatcctTGAAGATATGCTTGTATAGGTACAACGTCTGACTGACCTTCTCTTTCTCAGGGTTGTACATTTGTTTACCCTTACGTTCCCATCTAAGATATGCTTGGATCTGTACAAGATCTTCAGGAACagaaacattttgtttcaCATTCCTTTCCGTTGGTAAGTTTATATGAAAATTCTGACCATTATTTTTATACCTGCATATGTTTTAGATTATGAGAAACGACAAAAATTGTAAACAGAATTAGGTTCTCTGCTCAGGCTTAGTAAGTAAGAAGAAGCGAAAACAAGCTAACCATTTGTTCCGACTTTCGTCAAATATAAGGAACTCAATAGCGTGTATGGCAGGATCATCTATCTCTAGTTTAAGGTGA
This sequence is a window from Arabidopsis thaliana chromosome 1 sequence. Protein-coding genes within it:
- the SEX1 gene encoding Pyruvate phosphate dikinase, PEP/pyruvate binding domain-containing protein, which codes for MSNSVVHNLLNRGLIRPLNFEHQNKLNSSVYQTSTANPALGKIGRSKLYGKGLKQAGRSLVTETGGRPLSFVPRAVLAMDPQAAEKFSLDGNIDLLVEVTSTTVREVNIQIAYTSDTLFLHWGAILDNKENWVLPSRSPDRTQNFKNSALRTPFVKSGGNSHLKLEIDDPAIHAIEFLIFDESRNKWYKNNGQNFHINLPTERNVKQNVSVPEDLVQIQAYLRWERKGKQMYNPEKEKEEYEAARTELREEMMRGASVEDLRAKLLKKDNSNESPKSNGTSSSGREEKKKVSKQPERKKNYNTDKIQRKGRDLTKLIYKHVADFVEPESKSSSEPRSLTTLEIYAKAKEEQETTPVFSKKTFKLEGSAILVFVTKLSGKTKIHVATDFKEPVTLHWALSQKGGEWLDPPSDILPPNSLPVRGAVDTKLTITSTDLPSPVQTFELEIEGDSYKGMPFVLNAGERWIKNNDSDFYVDFAKEEKHVQKDYGDGKGTAKHLLDKIADLESEAQKSFMHRFNIAADLVDEAKSAGQLGFAGILVWMRFMATRQLVWNKNYNVKPREISKAQDRLTDLLQDVYASYPEYRELLRMIMSTVGRGGEGDVGQRIRDEILVIQRKNDCKGGIMEEWHQKLHNNTSPDDVVICQALMDYIKSDFDLSVYWKTLNDNGITKERLLSYDRAIHSEPNFRGEQKDGLLRDLGHYMRTLKAVHSGADLESAIQNCMGYQDDGEGFMVGVQINPVSGLPSGYPDLLRFVLEHVEEKNVEPLLEGLLEARQELRPLLLKSHDRLKDLLFLDLALDSTVRTAIERGYEQLNDAGPEKIMYFISLVLENLALSSDDNEDLIYCLKGWQFALDMCKSKKDHWALYAKSVLDRSRLALASKAERYLEILQPSAEYLGSCLGVDQSAVSIFTEEIIRAGSAAALSSLVNRLDPVLRKTANLGSWQVISPVEVVGYVIVVDELLTVQNKTYDRPTIIVANRVRGEEEIPDGAVAVLTPDMPDVLSHVSVRARNGKICFATCFDSGILSDLQGKDGKLLSLQPTSADVVYKEVNDSELSSPSSDNLEDAPPSISLVKKQFAGRYAISSEEFTSDLVGAKSRNIGYLKGKVPSWVGIPTSVALPFGVFEKVISEKANQAVNDKLLVLKKTLDEGDQGALKEIRQTLLGLVAPPELVEELKSTMKSSDMPWPGDEGEQRWEQAWAAIKKVWASKWNERAYFSTRKVKLDHDYLCMAVLVQEVINADYAFVIHTTNPSSGDSSEIYAEVVKGLGETLVGAYPGRSLSFICKKNNLDSPLVLGYPSKPIGLFIRRSIIFRSDSNGEDLEGYAGAGLYDSVPMDEEDQVVLDYTTDPLITDLSFQKKVLSDIARAGDAIEKLYGTAQDIEGVIRDGKLYVVQTRPQV